The nucleotide sequence TTAACATCATCAGCGAAATTTCACGGACACTGGCCCTGGCCGTCCGTTTGTTCGGCAACATGATGAGCGGGGCCATGATTATCGCTATTCTGCTGACCATCACGCCGTTCCTCTTTCCCATTGTCATGACGCTGCTCGGCCTGCTCACCGGCATGGTGCAGGCCTACATTTTTAGCATCCTGGCCGCAGTCTATATCGCGGCCGCCGCCCAAGTCCATAAGTCCAAACTTCAACCGCAGCAAACCGTTGCAGCATGAACGACAACAAACAAAGGAGATACCATGTACAGCAGCATGACTATTATCGCGGTGGCATCCATTGTCATCGCTGGCATTACCACCGGTTTCGGCTGTTTGGGGCCAGCACTAGCCGAAGGCAGGGCGGTCGCGACAGCCCTGAGTTCGCTGGCCCAGCAGCCCGATGCCTCCGCCACGATCACTCGGACCCTGTTTGTCGGTCTGGCAATGATCGAATCCACGGCCATTTACTGCTTTGTGGTCTCGATGATTCTGATCTTCGCCAATCCGTTCTGGAATTACGTTATCGCCCAAGCTGCGGGACAGTAGACCTATGTTAATCGATTGGTTCACCGTCGGTGCGCAGGCACTCAACTTTCTCATCCTGGTGTGGTTGATGCAGCGATTTCTGTACAAGCCCATTCTGCACGCCATTGACGCGCGGGAAGAGCGGATCGCCACGGAACTTGCGAACGCCGACGCGAAAAAGGCCGAGGCCCGACAGGAGCGCGACGAGTTCCGGGACAAGAATGAGGAAATGGACCGACAGCGTGCCTCGCTGTTGAGCAAAGCAACAGAAGAGGCGCAGGCCGAACGAGAACGGCTCCTCGACGAAGCACGGCAGGCTGCGGCGGCCTTGCGTTTAACACAGCAGGAAGCCTTGAGAAACGAACAACAGAACCTGCACCAGGCACTCATCCGCCGGACACAGCAGGAAGTTTTTGCCATCGCACGTCAGACGCTGACCGATCTCGCCGGGACGAGTTTGGAAGAACGTCTGGGCGAGGTGTTCACGCGCCGCTTACGCGAAATGGACGACCAGGCGAAAGCAGATCTCGCCGAGGCCCTGGAGACAACAGGGAAGCCCGCGCTCGTGCGCAGCGCAGGTGATCTGCCTGTCGAGCAGCGCGCAGCGATACAAAAGGCGCTCAACGAAACCTTCTCGGCCGACATCCACCTTCGCTTCCAGACCACGCCGGACCTGATCAGCGGTATTGAACTCACCGCAAATGGACAAAAGGTGGCCTGGAGCATTGCGGATTATCTGGCATCGCTGGAAAAAGGTGTCGATGAACTTCTGAAAAAAAAGATAAACTATAAAGAGGGTCTAACATGAAAGAAGGCACAATGGATTTTTGGCGTATCATCCTGTCTGTCATCATTCCGCCGGTAGGGGTCTTTTTACAGGTCGGTTTCGGTCTCCATTTCTGGATCAATATCCTCCTGACCTTATTGGGCTATATTCCGGGGCTGATTCATGCGATCTGGATTATTACAAGAAAAACAAACTGAGGATGAAGGAACCGATAAGTAGGGAAGCTGAGGGCCTCAAGAACGTTTTCGACAGCGCGTTTGCCGGAATAAGCCAGGTGCGGAAATCGTTCAAGCCGCAACTTATGCCCCGTGAGGTGGGCACAATCACCGGTATCGCCACCGGCATCGCCAAGGTCTCCGGGCTGCCCGGCGTGGGCTTTGAGGAACTTGTGCAATTTCAAGGTGATGTACTCGGTATCGCGTTCAACGTGGATGCAGACGAAATCGGCGTTGTCCTGCTCGGCGAATACTGGCGCCTCCACACGGGAGATGAAGTCCAACGCACGGGCCGGGTCATGGACGTGGCCGTGGGCGAAGGATTGCTGGGGCGCGTCATTGACCCGCTTGGTCGGCCGCTTGATGGCAATGGGCCGATGGCCGCAAGCGAGCGTCTGCCCATTGAACGCCCTGCCCCGCCCATCATGGACCGCGCGCCCGTCACCGTGCCGCTCCAATCCGGTCTCAAAGTCATTGATGCGCTCATTCCCATCGGGCGCGGCCAACGCGAGTTGATCCTGGGTGACCGGCAGACGGGCAAGACCACCATTGCCATCGACACCATCCTCAACCAGCGCGACCATAATGTGCTGTGCGTGTATTGTGCCATCGGCCAGCGTGCGTCCGCTGTAGCCAAGGCCGTGGCCACCCTGCGGGAAAAGGGAGCCATGGAGTACACCGTCCTCGTCGTGACCGAGGGCAACGACCCGCCGGGCCTTACCTACATCGCGCCTTACGCTGCAACCAGTATTGCGGAGCATTTCATGGAAGCGGGTCGAGACGTGCTGATCGTGTACGACGATCTCACCCATCACGCCCGCGCCTACCGCGAACTCTCGCTCCTGCTGCGCCGTCCGCCCGGTCGCGAAGCCTTCCCCGGCGACATCTTTTATATCCACTCGCGGCTGCTGGAACGCGCCACACACCTGCGCGAGGAACTCGGTGGCGGCTCCCTCACCGCCCTGCCCATCATCGAGACCGAGGCGCAAAACATTTCCGCCTACATTCCGACCAACCTGATTTCCATCACGGACGGGCAGATCTACCTCTCGCCGTCCCTGTTTGAATTGGGCGTGCTGCCGGCAGTCGATGTGGGCAAATCCGTTTCGCGCGTCGGCGGCAAGGCGCAACGGGCGGCCTTCCGCGCGGTGGCGGGCGACCTCAAGCTCGCTTACGCGCAGTTCGAGGAACTTGAGACCTTTGCCCGCTTTGGTGCCCGCCTAGATCAAGATACCCGCAAGATTATCGAGCACGGACGGCAAATCCGCGCCTGCCTCAAACAGCCGGAATTTGCCCCGGTGGCCGTGCCCGCACAAATCGCCGTCCTGCTGGCCTTAACTGTGGAGCTGTTCGATGAGGTGGCGTTGGACCGGATGACGGACGCCGAGCAGGCCGTGCGCCAGGCAGCAGCGGAGATCCCATCGGAGGTGTGCAAGCGGTTGGAGACCGCCGAACAGTTGAGCGACGAAGATCGTGCAACGATCATTGCAATCGCCCGCAAATCACTGGAAGGGTTCCAGCCTGAGACGGAATCCGAAGCCCAACCAGAAGTAACTTTATCTTGAAGATGGCAGAAAAGTTTTCTGAACTTTCAAAAGAGAACAGAAGGGGGAATAAACCATGTTGTTGAACACAATCAAAGTAGGAGGATACATCATGATTTTGAATGAATTGGCAAATAAAGTGAAAAAATCCAGGATTTCGCGAGCAAAGGATATGCGACGAAACAGAACTAAAAATATCGCCATAGGGGTCGGCATCGGCTCCGTACTGGGGGTTGCGGCCGGAATCCTGTTCGCCCCTAAATCGGGCAAAGAAACCCGGCAAATCATTGCCGATAAAACCAGCGAAACCGTGAAGGATTTTAAAAATAACGTGTCCGCAACCAAAGAAAAAATATCCGTTTCGGCTGCGGAAAAGGGCTCTCGTTTGCGCGAAGCCGGTCAGGAAGGCGTTGCGGTCGTAAAAGAATCTTTGAGAAAATTAGGTGAAGACAAGAAGAATGAATCCAATACATAAAGTTTGACAGCCAGTACCCCACCTTTTGAATAATCGACACTTTCAGCACTGTATCAGTACGGTAAGAATGCCGAAAAATGGGCTTGCAGGTCAACTTCGAGTGTCGATTATATTTGGTTAGCTGCTTAATTACTTTTTAAAATGCAAAAAAAGGATGGCCTTATGCAAGGATCAATTACGTTGAATGAATTGGGCATATTCATCATTTTTGCTTTAATTGTCGTGGCCGGTGGATACGCCATCGTGACGCTGAAAAACATTAATGCTTTGATTAAAGTGGCTTCAGCCACGCTGCAAAAAAACCAAGGCCATTTAAATCAAATCATTCCCAATATTAATGAGATTTCAGAAAATACCGCAAAAATCAGCGAAGAGATCAAAAAAAGCGTTGATGAGGCGGGTGAGGCCGTCAGAACCATTTCTCATGAAACCGCCGATACAGTCTTGACGATCAATGAGACCGCTGATTATCTGGCAAAATATGCCCTGGTGATCGGCGAAATTGCCAAGACGATTGTCAATATGTTTTCATCGAATGAGAAAGCTATGAAATAACGCATAAGGCGCTGATACGCCTGAACACGAGGAAACGTCATGAGCGAGACTACGGCGAGTCTGCGCCGAAAGATCAGTAGTGCTGGAGATCTCCAATCCGTCGTGCGCACGATGAAGTCCTTGGCCGCTTCGAGCATCGGACAATACGAGAAATCGTTGAGCGCGTTGGCCGACTACAATCGCACGGTGGAGCTGGGATTGAGTGTCTGTTTCCGTGGTGCCAGTTCGGCGGCATTTATGGTAACCGGAGAGACACAACAAACGGATACGGGTGAGCTGAGCGCGGTCGTGTTCGGGTCCGACCAGGGATTGGTGGGCCAATTTAATGACGTGGTGGCCGATTACGCCATGAAGACCCTCGCAACGCTGCCCGGCAGACCTCAGGTATGGGCTGTCGGCGAACGTGTTCATGCACGCTTGACGGACGCAGGCCTGCCTTCGGTCGGCCTCTTCGGGGTGCCGAATTCCGTCAAGGCCATCACCCCGCTCATCGACCGAATACTGGTGGAAAGCGAGGCAGGTCGCAGCTCGAACGAGGGTGTTGCACCGCTTTACCTTTTCTACAACCGCCCAGGATCAGGCCCGGTTTATGCGCCGGTCAGTCAACGACTGCTGCCTTTGGATGAAAACTGGCGGCTCAAGCTCGCCGAGCTTCCCTGGCCGACGGGAAACTTGCCCGAAATCATGGGTGACAGCGGCACGACTCTGCGTGCACTCATCCGCGAATATCTTTTCGTTTCGCTCTTCCGGGCCTGCGCCGAATCCCTTGCAAGCGAGAACGCGAGCCGTCTGGCCGCCATGCAGCGTGCTGACAAAAATATCGACGAATTGCTGGAAGACCTCAATAGAACGTTCCATAGTTTGCGCCAGAGCGGCATCGACGAGGAATTGTTCGACGTCATCTCGGGCTTTGAATCGCTGAGTGTCGAGGAGCAATGATGGGGCGGGTATTGCCGTTATTAAAAGCTGTTCGGTGTATCAGTGGATCCGTGGAGGTTATGCACTTCTTATGCAAATTCAGAAAGGAGATAAAAAATGTTACGCAGTGTAAAAGAAATTCACAATTATGTTCTACAGGCAGAAGATGGGGAGATCGGCCGTTGCAAAGATTTATTATTTGATGACCGTTTTTGGGCCGTTCGGTACATGGTGGCGGACACAGGCAAATGGTTGCCGGGACGAGAAGTACTTTTATCCCCCATTTCACTTGGCGAACCCAACTGGAGTTCCAGATTTTTTCCAGTCCGGTTAACGAAAAAACAGATAGAAAAAGCACCGGGACTTGATGAGGACGCACCGGTCAGCAGACAGCATGAAATCCTTTGGACCCAATATTACGGCTGGCCTTATTACTGGGGCGGCCCTTATGCATGGGGAGCCGCAGCTTACCCGGGAGCGTTGTATGATGAAAAATTACCGGAAAATAAGACAACTGAAGTGGATTCAGGAGATGATCATCTCCGTTCTGTTCATGAAGTAACGGGTTACCACATTCAAGCGACAGATGATGAGGTTGGCCATATGGAAGACTTTATCGTAGATGATGAGACTTGGATTATCCGGTATCTGGTAGTGGACACCCGCAATTGGTTGCCGGGGAAGAAGGTGCTGGTGCCGCCGACCTGGATAGGTTCGGTAGACTGGGCGGATAATAAGGTGAGTGTTGCTCTGACCAGAGAGCAGGTCAAGGACAGCCCGGAATATGATCCTTCGACTGTGGTGAACCGTGAGTATGAAGTACGGTTATACGATTTCTACGGTCGTCCGAAGTACTGGTAATAACATGAATTCGACCTAATGAATCCAGTAATCATACGTCTTGTAATATTATTTCTCCGACGTGGTTCACGTTTTATTCCCCCGGTATCTACTAACTTTAAACAAAACGGTAAAAGGAGCAAACAATGAACGAAAAAGAACTGTATCAGCAGAAAAAACAGGCTCAGCTGGACAAATGGAAAGCAGAAGTAGACAAGCTTAAGGCAAAGGCCTCCGGGACCAGCGCCGACGCACAATTGGAGTTAAAGAAGCAGATCAAAGCACTGCAAGGCAAGCTTGAGGAGGGAAAGACTAGGCTTGCTGAAATCGCGGACGCAAGTGAAAACGCGTGGGAGTCGAGCAAAGAGGGTGTGGAATCCGTATGGGATTCGATGAAGTCCGCTTTCAGTGACGCAGCCGCTAAGTTCAAGAAATAGAGTTACTGCCTAATAAGTCCACCGAACGATTGTTTATAAAAGTTTACGAAAGCAATCTGTAAAAATCGCACTATTATGGCGTTTCTTGGGTATCCGGGAATTGCTGGTTTGATGTCATCTCCGGTTTTGAAGCACTAAGTGAAAAGGAAAAATCACCATAAAAAAACATTAGAATCCGACAAATCACTTGCCAAAGAAAAGGGATAAAAGTGTCATGTCAAATCGAATACTGATTATCACAGGCGACACCGCCGATGCCAGGGTGCTGCAGAATGCCCTCAATGAAGCAAAAGACAATCGGTTTATTATTGAACGCTTGACGAAGCTCTCTGACGGTCTCAAACGGATTCGTAAAGGCGGCGTTGATGCCATTATGGCGAATCTGTCCCTTTCCGACAGTCAGGGGATTAAAACATTTGACAAGCTTTTTACTGTGGCGCCTCACACGCCGATCATGGTTCTCAGCGCCCTGGATGACGAAATGCTTACAACAGAAGCTGTCCAAAGCGGCGCGCAAGGCTATCTGACGAAAGGTAACTTTGAAAGTTACCTGTTATCGCAGTCGCTGCATAACATGATCCAGCGTAAGGCAATTGAGGAAACGTTTTTTATAGAAAAAGCACGCGCGGAAATCACACTCAACTCGATCAGCGACGCGGTTATCAGCACAGATGTATCTGGTAATGTTGATTATTTGAACACGGCTGCGGAAACCATGACCGGTTGGTCAAGAGAAGAAGCGCAGGGACATCCCATCAGCGAAGTTATGCAAATTATCAATGGCGTGACGCGCAAGCCCGAAAGCAATCCGGTTTATTTTATATTGCAGCAAAACAAATCGAAGGCCCTAGCTGCTGGCACGATCCTGATCCGACGCGACGGAAACGAAGCGGCCATTGAAGATTCAGCAGCACCGATTCATGATTGGGATGGAAAACTTGCGGGTGCCGTGATTGTGTTTCACGATATTACGGCCTCACAAGTGATGATTTTGAAAATGGCGCATCTGGCGCAACACGATTTCCTGACAGACTTGCCGAATCGTATGCTGCTGAGTGACCGTATCGCTCAGTCGATTGCTTTAGCGAAACGGCAAGGTACTCAATTGGCTGTGTTGTACCTGGACCTGGATAATTTCAAGCACATCAATGATTCTCTCGGACACTTGGTCGGTGATAAATTACTGCAATCTGTTGCACAAAGTCTACAAGCGTGCGTTCGCAGTTCTGACACGGTAAGCCGGCAGGGTGGTGATGAATTCATAGTACTGGTGACGGAGAACAAATATGTGGAACATACTGCCAATACTGCCAACAGGATACTCACTGTGTTATCAGCACCGTATTCCATCGGCGAGCAGGATATTCATGTGACGACCAGCATCGGTATCAGTGTCTATCCTGAGGACGGCCAGGATTCGGAAACATTGATCAAGAAGGCAGATACCGCAATGTACCACGCCAAGGAAAAGGGACGCAATAACTACCAGTTTTTTAAAAGCGAGATGAATGTTCGCGCAGTTGAACGGCAATTCATCGAAGTCCAATTGAGGCGGGCACTGGATCAACAGATATTTATATTGCATTACCAGCCCAAGGTCAATCTGGATACAGGTGTTATTACCGGAGTCGAGGCATTGCTGCGTATGATAGAACCGGGTTCCGGTATGGTGCTGCCCGATCGTTTTGTGTCGATCGCTGAAGATTGCGGCCTGATTGTTCCTATCGGTCAATGGGTGCTGCGGGAAGCATGTTCGCAAACCATGAGGTGGAAAAGAGCCGGGCTGAAAACAGTTCCTGTTGCAGTCAACATTTCTGCACTGGAATTACGGCAGAAGGATTTCGTTAAAGATGTTCTTGTTATCTTGAAAGAAACAGGCCTGGAGGCTGATTGTCTGCAACTGGAGATTACCGAAGATGTATTGATGAGTGATACCGAGTCCAACATTGAAACACTCAGGCAGTTTAAGAAGATGGGGGTTCAGCTGACGGTGGACAATTTTGGCACCGGTTATTCCAGCTTGAGTTATCTGAATAAATTTCCGATTGATATCCTTAAAATCGACCGTTCATTCGTGCATGACATTGGCTCCATTAACGACAATGGTGCTATCGCCGGAGCGATCATTGCCATGGGCATCAGTCTCAAACAACAGGTGGTCGCCGAAGGTGTGGAGGAACGGGCGCAACTAACCTTCCTGAAAGAACGGAATTGCGAAGAGGGGCAAGGTTTCTTTTTCAGTCATCCCTTGTTTGCTGAGCAATTCGCAGTACTGTTGACAACAGGCATATCCGAAACGTGCTGCAGGTAAGGTCGAATATCTTTTCGTCTTGCTCTTTCGGCTTTCGGGCGTGTGCCGAATCCCTTGCAAGCGAAAACGCGAGCCGCCTGGCCGCCATGCAGCGTGCCGACAAAAACATCAACGAATTGCTGGAAGACCTCAATCGGACGTTCCATAGTTTGCACCAGAGCGGCATTGACGAGGAACTGTTCGACGTCATCTCGGGCTTTGAATCGCTGAGCGTATAGAGAGGATTCGTTTGTTGCTAAACAAGCAACAGAACTCAGCTATGCTGTCCGCTTTCGCGTGGTCTTCAAGTAGTTATCCCCGGATCAATTGCAATACATTGATCCGGGGATGCCCTATTTTTCCACGAATAACTCGACGCATCTCTCCCTTGTCCACGGGGAGCGAAACGCCCCTCCAGGATTCACCTATGACTATTTTGGCCTTCGGCTGCAGGCTGTAACCAGGAGCGCCATGCGAGCGTCTGCTGGCCCCGGACCGGGGTGAAAGGGGGCAAAATCACCCACACCGGCGACAACCAGCGCCATACTGGGAATCACAGTGACGGTCTCCTTATTCCAATGCCCATTGGCCTGAAAGCTGTCTTCTGGCAGGCTGGGCCAGATCCTCTTGCCCGTATTGAACCACCAGTTCATCCCGTAATTGCCAGGGCCAAAGCGGGACTGGTTGCCGCTGCCCCCATAGGTGCCGATCCCTAAATAATCCCGGGCTGGCTTTACAGAGATGGGCAGTGATTCCGGGACCTGATTGTTGAGGTAGCGTGCAAAGAAATCCTCACTCAAGAGTTGCTTGTCCTTCCATTTGCCTTTATTGAGCCAGAACCAGCCGATCCGGGCAAAATCCCTGGGAGAGGTATGGACAAACCAGCCATATCTTCCCACCTGTTCAAAGACATCGCCATCCTGAAATTGCAGGGTTCCGAGCCTGTTCTTCTCCATGAGGATCTGATTGGGATCAGCAGCAAAAACCCTGTTGAAGAGGGTGTTATGGTAGAGTTTGATCGCGTAATCATTATAGGCAAAGGCCTGGCCAGGAGACTCGCGCCGGGCATAGCCGCTGGTCATATTCGCCAGATGATGGAAGGTTATCTCTTGGTCTTTTCCCAGCAGCTCGGGCAGAAAGGGGTTGACCTTCCCGTTGATCTCCAGCTTACCCTCCTGAGCTGCAAAGAGCAGGAGGGTGCTGAGCACTGGTTTGGTGGCTGAGGCCCACATGGTGCGGCCCCTTGGGTTGCCCCAGGTCTTGATCAGGTAGCCGTTTTTGATAATAACCCCAGAGCCTCCAACGGCCTGGGTAAATTGCTCCAGGGGCTCTGCATTCCCGCATAAAGACTCAGCAGGTCGCTGTTTCCACTCCTTTCCCGGAAAAACGAGGTGTTTTGTCTCGTTTTTTGCTCTGGAGCGCTGCTCCGTCATGTCTTGGGAAAGTGGGGAACAAAGAGAGAGGAGACCGAGGTAGCAGAAAAGGAGCAGATACGGAGCGTTACGCATACCCCGCGCTCTGTTAGCTCGCACGGTATCGTTTTCTGAAACGGGCCAGGAAAAGACCAGAGGAAGAGAGCAGGGCAATGGCAGTAATAATTTGTTCTGCCGGTGAGAACTCAACCAGGAAAAAGCTGGCCGTGAGTAGGGGCAAGAGGAGTATCCGGACCAAAAAGCGGATGATGTTATGCTGGCGGATGAAATCGGCGATAGGTGGAGAATAGGTGTAATAGAGTTTGACCAAATACAAACCAGGCTGATTTGTCATCAGATAGAGGTCGCGGAATCTTTTCAGGAGGACAACCTGGGGCTCAAGCCCTGTTCCGTAGGCTGCGGTGGCAATGAAACAGCCCCCGCCCCCGCTCCCACTGCTGGCATTTTGGCTATTAACCAGTTGCGAGTAGAAGCCCTGAGCTATTTTTACGGACCCATCTTCATTGGGGTGGATTCCGTCAACCGTGAGACTGGACCAGTCTGAGACCACATTGGCGTAGGTATCAACCAGTGTGGTATTGCCGCTTTGCGCCAGATTGATGATACCTGGGTTATAGTTTTCCGGCTGATAGCCTGTTTTGCTGATGTTGGGGGGGATTGTCGACAGGATGGGCACGGCCCCGGCGGCCACGGCCTGTTCAAGCATATTATTCAGATTGAACACCGTGGTCTCAGGGGAGATGGCCTCCATAACATCGTTGGCTCCCTCCATAATCAGCACATAATTGGGGGCATACGTTGTCAGTACTCCTTGCAGGCGATAGACGCCACTGTAGGTATCTTCTCCGCCTTCTCCCGCATTAATCACCTGCGTACCAGACGAGGAGCCGTACATATTTTGCAGGTTGGTTGGATAAGGAGTCGCCGTATGCCCCTCCGTGATAGAGTCGCCGAAGCAGACAATGACGTCTGCATAGGAGAGAGAAACAATGAAAAGTACTGCTACGACTCCTGCTGAGAATATTCTGAACAGCCTCACCCTACCCCCCCTCTTACTTTTGCTTATCTCGTTAATAAATTTTTAGAAAGAACTGACTGTTGCTGGGGAGAAATGAGGGGAGCTTAACGTCCTGCTCTTTGTCGTCCTCGACCTTCTCTTCTTCACGCTCTAATTTTTCCTGCTCAGCAGACCAGCCTGTCTTGTCCGTATAAACAGAAGCAAGTTTTATGTATGTGTTGCCACGGAATCCTATCCAGCTGACTTCTATCTTGCCCTCTTCATTATAGGCGATCTCGGGTTTGATATCCGGGACCTCATTGGGGGCATGGATGACTTGGGGATCGCTCCATCTTTTTCCCTGATAGCGGCTGTAATAGATATCATCATTTCCTCCGTCATTGCCTGCCCAGACCAGCAAGAGCCCTTCCTTTTTATCTGCCAACACGGATGGGGCGATGGAGGAGTGCTGCTCCATAGGGAGTTTTTGCGGTTCGCTCCATTCATTGTCTTGGAACACAGCATATTCAACAGAAATGCCGTCAGGGCGGACCGCAGACCAGAAAAGCCATTTTGTCCCGTCGTCCCCTCTGTCAAGGACGGGATGGAGATTATCGGCGTTATTATCGGTTATCTTGACAGGGATCGTCCACTCGCCGTCCTTTTTCATACTGCTGAAGATCTCGTGGCGGAGACCATCTGATTGGGACCAGACCAGATCCTGTTGCACCGAAGCGGCTTTTCCCTCTTTACCCAGGCAGGAAACGATAAGGAAAGAGAGAAAAAAGATAAAAAGTTGAACGGTATGCCGGTTTGATTTCTTTCGCATCTTTTTCAGGGACTCCCGAGCAATTTGTTGAAAACAAGAAACAAGCTCAAATAAGCAACAATTTTTTGGCTACATACCATATTTACCTATATCACGCAAGCCGACCAATATAAAATTATATACAGAGAGAGAAAAAAGTGCAAAAAACAATATGTAAAAAAGAGGGCGGAAAATGATCCGCCGACAATGATAAAAGAGAATGGACGTCATCGGGATAAGAGGCAGGAAATAGCGTCCTTGGGCCTGGAAATCGACCGTCCAGGCATGCCAGCAGGCCACGACAATGAGGAGCAGGGCCGTACCTGCTGAAATTGTCAGGAGCAGGATACCTGCACTCTGTCCACGATAAGCGATGGAAATAATCAGAGTCAGCAGCAGGGCTATACCGATATAACGTACATAGTCGTAGTAGGTAAATGAGCCGGAATATTGGGTGTATCCATAAACACCAAAGGAGGTGCGGAAGGATTTTTCTCCCCAGCGGTCTGCTGCCAGAAAATGCTCCAGGCTTGTTCCGCGCTTGCGCATTTCCAGGTAGGCGTGCCTTTTTTCAATGGGGGTATCTGGATTGAACAGTTTATCTGCGTATTGCCTGCGAGCCTCAAAGAGCAGTTCGCCTTTATTGAAATCATTGACCCAGGCATCGGTGAGGTGCACGCCAGTAAAGACTGAGCAACCGATGAGGAGGACTGCTGCTAGCCGGAATA is from Candidatus Electrothrix sp. GW3-4 and encodes:
- a CDS encoding alternate F1F0 ATPase, F1 subunit alpha, which translates into the protein MKEPISREAEGLKNVFDSAFAGISQVRKSFKPQLMPREVGTITGIATGIAKVSGLPGVGFEELVQFQGDVLGIAFNVDADEIGVVLLGEYWRLHTGDEVQRTGRVMDVAVGEGLLGRVIDPLGRPLDGNGPMAASERLPIERPAPPIMDRAPVTVPLQSGLKVIDALIPIGRGQRELILGDRQTGKTTIAIDTILNQRDHNVLCVYCAIGQRASAVAKAVATLREKGAMEYTVLVVTEGNDPPGLTYIAPYAATSIAEHFMEAGRDVLIVYDDLTHHARAYRELSLLLRRPPGREAFPGDIFYIHSRLLERATHLREELGGGSLTALPIIETEAQNISAYIPTNLISITDGQIYLSPSLFELGVLPAVDVGKSVSRVGGKAQRAAFRAVAGDLKLAYAQFEELETFARFGARLDQDTRKIIEHGRQIRACLKQPEFAPVAVPAQIAVLLALTVELFDEVALDRMTDAEQAVRQAAAEIPSEVCKRLETAEQLSDEDRATIIAIARKSLEGFQPETESEAQPEVTLS
- a CDS encoding F0F1 ATP synthase subunit gamma; amino-acid sequence: MLQVRSNIFSSCSFGFRACAESLASENASRLAAMQRADKNINELLEDLNRTFHSLHQSGIDEELFDVISGFESLSV
- a CDS encoding F0F1 ATP synthase subunit C — its product is MYSSMTIIAVASIVIAGITTGFGCLGPALAEGRAVATALSSLAQQPDASATITRTLFVGLAMIESTAIYCFVVSMILIFANPFWNYVIAQAAGQ
- a CDS encoding PRC-barrel domain-containing protein, whose amino-acid sequence is MLRSVKEIHNYVLQAEDGEIGRCKDLLFDDRFWAVRYMVADTGKWLPGREVLLSPISLGEPNWSSRFFPVRLTKKQIEKAPGLDEDAPVSRQHEILWTQYYGWPYYWGGPYAWGAAAYPGALYDEKLPENKTTEVDSGDDHLRSVHEVTGYHIQATDDEVGHMEDFIVDDETWIIRYLVVDTRNWLPGKKVLVPPTWIGSVDWADNKVSVALTREQVKDSPEYDPSTVVNREYEVRLYDFYGRPKYW
- a CDS encoding F0F1 ATP synthase subunit gamma, which encodes MSETTASLRRKISSAGDLQSVVRTMKSLAASSIGQYEKSLSALADYNRTVELGLSVCFRGASSAAFMVTGETQQTDTGELSAVVFGSDQGLVGQFNDVVADYAMKTLATLPGRPQVWAVGERVHARLTDAGLPSVGLFGVPNSVKAITPLIDRILVESEAGRSSNEGVAPLYLFYNRPGSGPVYAPVSQRLLPLDENWRLKLAELPWPTGNLPEIMGDSGTTLRALIREYLFVSLFRACAESLASENASRLAAMQRADKNIDELLEDLNRTFHSLRQSGIDEELFDVISGFESLSVEEQ
- a CDS encoding coiled coil domain-containing protein, giving the protein MNEKELYQQKKQAQLDKWKAEVDKLKAKASGTSADAQLELKKQIKALQGKLEEGKTRLAEIADASENAWESSKEGVESVWDSMKSAFSDAAAKFKK
- a CDS encoding YtxH domain-containing protein, which codes for MILNELANKVKKSRISRAKDMRRNRTKNIAIGVGIGSVLGVAAGILFAPKSGKETRQIIADKTSETVKDFKNNVSATKEKISVSAAEKGSRLREAGQEGVAVVKESLRKLGEDKKNESNT
- a CDS encoding F0F1 ATP synthase subunit B, whose amino-acid sequence is MLIDWFTVGAQALNFLILVWLMQRFLYKPILHAIDAREERIATELANADAKKAEARQERDEFRDKNEEMDRQRASLLSKATEEAQAERERLLDEARQAAAALRLTQQEALRNEQQNLHQALIRRTQQEVFAIARQTLTDLAGTSLEERLGEVFTRRLREMDDQAKADLAEALETTGKPALVRSAGDLPVEQRAAIQKALNETFSADIHLRFQTTPDLISGIELTANGQKVAWSIADYLASLEKGVDELLKKKINYKEGLT
- a CDS encoding EAL domain-containing protein, which produces MSNRILIITGDTADARVLQNALNEAKDNRFIIERLTKLSDGLKRIRKGGVDAIMANLSLSDSQGIKTFDKLFTVAPHTPIMVLSALDDEMLTTEAVQSGAQGYLTKGNFESYLLSQSLHNMIQRKAIEETFFIEKARAEITLNSISDAVISTDVSGNVDYLNTAAETMTGWSREEAQGHPISEVMQIINGVTRKPESNPVYFILQQNKSKALAAGTILIRRDGNEAAIEDSAAPIHDWDGKLAGAVIVFHDITASQVMILKMAHLAQHDFLTDLPNRMLLSDRIAQSIALAKRQGTQLAVLYLDLDNFKHINDSLGHLVGDKLLQSVAQSLQACVRSSDTVSRQGGDEFIVLVTENKYVEHTANTANRILTVLSAPYSIGEQDIHVTTSIGISVYPEDGQDSETLIKKADTAMYHAKEKGRNNYQFFKSEMNVRAVERQFIEVQLRRALDQQIFILHYQPKVNLDTGVITGVEALLRMIEPGSGMVLPDRFVSIAEDCGLIVPIGQWVLREACSQTMRWKRAGLKTVPVAVNISALELRQKDFVKDVLVILKETGLEADCLQLEITEDVLMSDTESNIETLRQFKKMGVQLTVDNFGTGYSSLSYLNKFPIDILKIDRSFVHDIGSINDNGAIAGAIIAMGISLKQQVVAEGVEERAQLTFLKERNCEEGQGFFFSHPLFAEQFAVLLTTGISETCCR
- a CDS encoding YqaE/Pmp3 family membrane protein translates to MKEGTMDFWRIILSVIIPPVGVFLQVGFGLHFWINILLTLLGYIPGLIHAIWIITRKTN